In Saccharomonospora marina XMU15, one genomic interval encodes:
- a CDS encoding helix-turn-helix transcriptional regulator — MTDPSARLLRLLSLLQTPREWPGSELARRLEVSPRTVRRDIERLRALGYPVEAALGAEGGYRLVAGTAMPPLLLDDEEAVAIAVGLRIASGNAVEGIEQAAVRALTKLEQVLPSRLRRRVGALASATVPILAGIGPKIDPETLTVLATATEGRERLRFRYRAGDGAESNRQVEPYRLVSMGRRWYLLGFDTGRDDWRIFRVDRIEAPLLTGARFAPRDLPAEDAAAYVTSKLYSLAPTYRAVVTLHAPADVVRARWGGAGGEVTPLEEHTCRLRSHTDTVEWLGFRLTMLGVDFEVHEPPQLVEYLRALGERAVRASGG; from the coding sequence ATGACAGATCCCTCGGCCCGGCTGCTGCGGCTGCTGTCGCTGTTGCAGACCCCGCGCGAATGGCCTGGCAGCGAACTCGCCCGGCGGCTGGAGGTCAGCCCGCGCACCGTTCGGCGGGACATCGAGCGGCTACGCGCTCTGGGCTACCCGGTGGAAGCGGCGCTGGGAGCCGAAGGCGGTTACCGGCTGGTCGCGGGGACGGCCATGCCGCCGCTGCTGCTCGACGACGAGGAGGCCGTCGCCATCGCCGTCGGTCTGCGGATCGCCTCCGGTAACGCGGTCGAGGGCATCGAGCAGGCAGCCGTGCGGGCACTGACGAAGCTGGAGCAGGTGCTTCCGTCCCGGCTGCGCAGGCGGGTCGGTGCGTTGGCTTCGGCGACGGTTCCGATACTGGCAGGCATCGGCCCGAAGATCGATCCGGAAACGCTGACCGTGCTGGCCACAGCCACCGAGGGCCGCGAGCGGCTGCGCTTTCGCTACCGGGCCGGTGACGGCGCCGAGAGTAACCGTCAGGTAGAGCCTTACCGGCTGGTTTCGATGGGCCGTCGCTGGTACCTGCTCGGCTTCGACACCGGAAGGGACGACTGGCGCATCTTCCGGGTCGACCGGATCGAGGCGCCGCTGCTGACCGGCGCGCGGTTCGCCCCTCGGGACCTTCCCGCCGAGGATGCGGCCGCTTACGTCACCAGCAAGCTGTACTCGCTGGCCCCCACTTACCGCGCCGTCGTGACCCTGCACGCTCCCGCCGACGTGGTGAGAGCCCGGTGGGGCGGCGCGGGTGGCGAAGTGACGCCGCTGGAGGAGCACACCTGCCGGCTGCGCAGCCATACCGACACCGTCGAGTGGCTCGGATTCCGGCTCACCATGCTCGGCGTCGACTTCGAGGTGCACGAGCCGCCGCAGTTGGTCGAGTACCTGCGCGCGCTGGGTGAACGTGCCGTCCGCGCTTCGGGAGGCTGA
- a CDS encoding epoxide hydrolase family protein: MSEDIRQFRIEIPQAELDNLRSRLDLARWPGQLPGEGWSRGVPVSYLKELATYWRDEFDWRVHESRLNEFPQYLTEIDGLDIHFLHVRSPEPDALPLVLTHGWPNSFVEFVDFIDLLARPRNGEQAFHVVVPSLPGFGFSSPPGETGWNAARVARIWAELMRRLGYDRYGTQGGDFGAYVAPAVATAAADHVVGVYITGGLGFPGQDDMSQLTDDEREAFAELSKQDWMNGVDHHGLLGTAPQTFAYGWHDSPVAALAWMTQKFHEFNAGGKPLEQAIARDLFLTNVSLYWLTGTFGSSAWLYYDSTGFSWPEGQKVAPTGVYSGPPGVRRLAERDNTIVHWPEHNPEGHHFVAMDRPDDYAADLRAFFAALR, translated from the coding sequence ATGAGCGAAGACATCCGACAGTTCCGCATCGAGATCCCGCAAGCCGAGCTCGACAACCTGCGTTCTCGGCTGGACCTGGCGCGTTGGCCGGGGCAACTGCCCGGCGAAGGGTGGAGCCGAGGGGTCCCGGTGAGCTACCTGAAAGAGCTGGCGACGTACTGGCGCGACGAATTCGACTGGCGCGTCCACGAGTCGCGGCTGAACGAGTTCCCGCAGTACCTCACCGAGATCGACGGTCTCGACATCCACTTCCTGCACGTGCGCTCGCCCGAGCCGGACGCGCTGCCGCTTGTTCTCACCCATGGCTGGCCCAACTCCTTCGTGGAGTTCGTCGACTTCATCGACCTGCTCGCCAGGCCGCGAAACGGCGAGCAGGCGTTCCATGTGGTGGTGCCGTCGCTGCCCGGCTTCGGGTTCTCCTCCCCACCAGGGGAGACCGGTTGGAACGCCGCACGCGTGGCGCGGATCTGGGCAGAACTCATGCGGCGTCTCGGCTACGACCGGTACGGCACCCAGGGCGGCGACTTCGGCGCCTACGTCGCACCCGCCGTTGCCACCGCAGCGGCTGACCACGTTGTCGGCGTCTACATCACCGGCGGGCTGGGCTTTCCCGGCCAGGACGACATGTCGCAGCTCACCGACGACGAACGCGAAGCCTTCGCCGAGCTTTCGAAACAGGACTGGATGAACGGGGTGGATCACCACGGACTGCTCGGCACGGCACCGCAGACGTTCGCCTACGGCTGGCACGACTCTCCCGTGGCGGCGCTGGCCTGGATGACACAGAAGTTCCACGAGTTCAACGCAGGCGGCAAGCCACTGGAGCAGGCGATCGCCCGTGACCTGTTCCTGACCAACGTGAGCCTGTACTGGCTAACCGGAACGTTCGGGTCGTCGGCATGGCTGTACTACGACAGCACCGGGTTCAGCTGGCCCGAAGGGCAAAAGGTCGCGCCGACCGGCGTGTACAGCGGTCCTCCGGGAGTCCGCAGGCTCGCCGAGCGCGACAACACCATCGTGCACTGGCCCGAACACAACCCGGAAGGACACCACTTCGTCGCCATGGACCGGCCCGACGACTACGCCGCTGACCTGCGCGCGTTCTTCGCCGCACTGCGCTGA